AGAAATTAATGAATGGAAATCTCGACAAGAAGCCATCAGTGAAAAATTAGAATGGGTAGACGAAATACCAGAAGATGCCTATTCAAAATTTTACTTTTTCAAAAAACATAAATCAGAAATTAAGAAATGGGAAGAAATAATATTACCTATGCAAGAAGAACTCAATATTTCAATTTCTCATTCAACACCATGTAATCTAGAAACGATGCCATCAGGTGTAAACAAAGCAACGGCTATTCAAGCTGCTTTAAAATATATAGGCATAGATCATGATGTTCAAACATATGCAATCGGTGATAGTGATAATGATAAACAAATGTTAGAGCATGTGGATTATCCAATTGTTATGAAAAATGCACCAGATCATATTAAAGCATTAGGTAAAGAAGTGACTAGACGCACAAACGAAGAAAACGGTGTAGCTGATTATTTAACAGAGAAATTTTTAATCAACTAAATCGTGTAAGACAGAATTCTAATTGATATAAAGATTCCAAGTCAGTTAGTTGCTGTGAATATAA
This portion of the Mammaliicoccus vitulinus genome encodes:
- a CDS encoding HAD family hydrolase, with protein sequence MTTQAVFLDMDGTILNEENRVSQHTNEVIQEVRQKGIKVFIATGRAYDEIPYLVPENFEVDGILSSNGAVGYINGQEIFKNVLPMETVHKLVDLAEEHQIYYELFPYYKDRIALNRDKTLLLSEITTDKTGDVEINEWKSRQEAISEKLEWVDEIPEDAYSKFYFFKKHKSEIKKWEEIILPMQEELNISISHSTPCNLETMPSGVNKATAIQAALKYIGIDHDVQTYAIGDSDNDKQMLEHVDYPIVMKNAPDHIKALGKEVTRRTNEENGVADYLTEKFLIN